In the Acropora muricata isolate sample 2 chromosome 1, ASM3666990v1, whole genome shotgun sequence genome, one interval contains:
- the LOC136916628 gene encoding piggyBac transposable element-derived protein 4-like, which yields MGAVDRCDQMVAYSCFRRRTMKWWKKVFFHLFSLTILNAYILYKESTQSPVLHRIFRRELVKQLVTSSGISPSLTPRGRPRRSAEGLTRLQPGYHFPEKIQGTGKKTNITRSCAVCFPAQKRILARTGEKRKRPGKESSFQCTVCKVALCIQDCFQLYHTVQDYVAAYVRKHDANNDNADDDN from the coding sequence ATGGGAGCAGTTGACCGGTGCGACCAAATGGTTGCTTATTCTTGTTTTAGGCGACGCACAATGAAATGGTGGAAGAAAGTGTTTTTCCACTTGTTTTCCTTGACAATCCTGAATGCCTACATACTGTACAAGGAAAGCACCCAATCACCTGTCCTACACAGAATCTTCCGTAGGGAACTTGTGAAGCAGCTTGTAACAAGCTCTGGCATTTCTCCCTCTCTTACTCCAAGAGGCCGTCCAAGGAGGTCAGCAGAAGGTTTAACACGTCTCCAACCTGGATATCATTTCCCAGAGAAAATACAGGGCACTGGGAAGAAGACCAACATTACCCGATCCTGTGCAGTTTGTTTTCCTGCCCAGAAGAGGATTTTGGCAAGGACAGGAGAGAAGAGGAAGAGACCAGGAAAAGAGTCCAGTTTTCAGTGCACTGTCTGCAAAGTGGCCTTGTGCATCCAAGACTGCTTTCAGCTGTACCACACTGTTCAGGACTATGTTGCTGCCTACGTTCGTAAACACGATGCAAATAATGATAATGCTGATGATGACAATTAA
- the LOC136926938 gene encoding piggyBac transposable element-derived protein 4-like: protein MAARIVFVDEQNIDEVFVGEDSDLDEETSDSERSEGEGDRSDEENNSEEESEEESEEDDWVVGGIDPRRLNFTGDQGLRENPENPSFSDFFHLLFPDNLFDEIKSQTNKYARETIESLQRRDRLAQTSRFRSWPENGVTSGEIKAFLALIVAMGLVNQEDIRDYWSTDEVLSTPFFSQIMSRDKFMNILTFFHLSDNDSYVPRGQAGYNPVSKPGTTYSVVTEKFSSVWKPGLNVCIDEGMIPFRGKVHFKVYNPDKPDKYGVKSYQLCDSSNGYCCMFEIYTGVDPNPPSAKGKTYDLVMRLMQPYINVGRCLYVDNYYTSPTLFTDLYRLNTGACGTARYRKGIPLEFKTAQVKRKGDKFVMNNGTLLAVKFKDRTVFQMLSSVHSVNEVEIGRNDHGTGLPITKPEIVHD from the coding sequence atggcggctaGAATTGTGTTTGTAGACGAACAAAATATCGATGAAGTTTTTGTTGGAGAGGATAGCGATTTAGATGAAGAAACAAGTGATTCTGAAAGAAGCGAAGGGGAAGGTGACAGGAGCGATGAAGAGAATAATAGCGAAGAAGAAAGCGAAGAAGAAAGCGAAGAAGACGACTGGGTTGTTGGCGGCATTGACCCGCGAAGGCTCAACTTCACAGGTGATCAGGGCCTTCGCGAGAATCCAGAGAATCCGTCGTTCTCGGACTTCTTTCATCTCCTCTTCCCTGATAACTTATTTGATGAGATAAAGAGCCAAACGAATAAATACGCAAGGGAAACGATCGAATCTTTGCAACGAAGAGATCGATTAGCACAGACCTCGCGCTTCAGAAGTTGGCCTGAGAATGGCGTGACATCAGGTGAGATAAAAGCTTTTCTTGCTCTGATTGTTGCAATGGGACTGGTCAATCAAGAGGACATCCGAGATTACTGGTCCACTGACGAAGTCTTATCAACTCCGTTTTTCTCTCAAATTATGTCAAGAGACAAATTTATgaacattttgacattttttcattTGAGTGACAATGACAGTTATGTTCCTCGAGGACAGGCAGGGTATAACCCAGTCAGCAAGCCTGGTACTACATACAGTGTTGTCACTGAAAAGTTCTCAAGTGTTTGGAAGCCAGGATTGAATGTTTGCATTGATGAGGGAATGATTCCCTTCAGGGGAAAAGTTCATTTCAAAGTCTACAATCCAGACAAGCCTGATAAATATGGTGTGAAGTCCTATCAGTTGTGTGACTCCAGCAATGGTTACTGCTGTATGTTTGAAATTTACACTGGTGTAGATCCAAATCCACCCAGTGCTAAAGGCAAAACCTATGATCTTGTGATGAGACTAATGCAACCATACATAAATGTTGGTAGATGTTTATATGTTGACAACTATTACACATCACCAACTTTATTCACTGACCTTTACAGACTGAACACCGGGGCCTGTGGAACAGCCCGCTACAGGAAAGGTATTCCCCTGGAATTTAAAACAGCTCAGGTAAAAAGAAAGGGAGACAAATTTGTTATGAACAATGGAACTCTGCTGGCTGTGAAATTTAAAGACAGGACTGTTTTCCAGATGTTGTCATCTGTTCATTCAGTGAATGAAGTTGAGATTGGACGTAATGATCATGGAACTGGCCTTCCAATTACAAAGCCTGAGATTGTCCATGATTAA